One genomic segment of Plasmodium vivax chromosome 9, whole genome shotgun sequence includes these proteins:
- a CDS encoding hypothetical protein, conserved (encoded by transcript PVX_091880A): MVTKLIKFIVLRPRGIPQNLELEVNCSEVIKNVKEKLFWEDLKKELNVRLIYMGKILDEKKKLEDYLSHYYKDLFLNGKPSSSGYESRKDGSGGAIGMSRDTNGKNAAGCSKESFLNIPITIHVKITEKSTSSKGDHLDGKNINTTLAQLSLIMFVSLLWMYRYNYAEAFPFFSSIVLCIFTVLIVSLLFYTYIILLFQVLFKVMAVAYHLVKQSALRVLTYINERKAKLFVRREARGGGAAAKEN, from the exons ATGGTCACTAAGTTGATCAAGTTCATTGTCCTGAGGCCCAGGGGGATCCCCCAGAATTTGG AACTGGAAGTGAATTGCAGcgaagttataaaaaatgtgaaggagaAATTATTTTGGGAAGACCTGAAAAAGg AGCTGAACGTTCGACTGATCTACATGGGGAAAATCCTggatgagaagaaaaagctgGAGGATTACTTAAGCCATTATTACaaggatttatttttgaatgGCAAGCCCAGCTCGTCTGGATACGAAAGTAGGAAGGACGGTTCTGGGGGGGCCATTGGGATGAGCAGAGACACGAATGGGAAAAACGCTGCCGGCTGTTCCAAGGAGAGCTTCCTTAACATCCCCATTACGATTCACGTGAAGATCACAGAGAAGTCGACCTCCTCCAAGGGTG ACCACCTGGACGGCAAGAACATCAACACGACGCTGGCGCAACTGAGCCTGATAATGTTCGTCTCGCTTCTTTGGATGTATCGATACAACTACGCAGAAgcattcccctttttctcctccatcGTGCTTTGCATTTTCACCGTTTTGATTGTGagtcttcttttttacacttatataattttactttttcaagTCTTGTTTAAGGTGATGGCGGTAGCGTACCACCTGGTGAAGCAGAGCGCGTTGCGCGTGCTCACTTACATCAACGAGAGGAAGGCCAAACTGTTTGTGAGGAGAGAAGCGAGGGGAGGAGGCGCTGCCGCTAAGGAGAATTGA
- a CDS encoding hypothetical protein, conserved (encoded by transcript PVX_091875A), with translation MLHVKGRPRGGVPPLRRHYTNNSRGIPKEYVYTKYRISLPLISNVQYDDMYLSRPSRDDLYAFTKKVPIFLRYLKLITSMENRNDDFLQFAKRCESGLTTEKDVYLTKEELLDVMFLNGYSKKEINALDLAFTNKYKFHYPEIAALFKLEEEEVYKYCLKKRSENPEELIHLKCLKPQNLLSSYGLIFVFLYFGLNNVVLSNAWFLSKTIPFFSVFYMLGSHFYRDIWSFLNKGKKLMAEQNEQNQLAAEEILYKQLKLYSKDTECSANLANFKTYSGQLISMYRRAYIQEERKKIHHQLEKKLNEMHNAEVKYKQSLQQIVVNEMVNMMYQKVQSDPQFYSSILNDSINNIRGITQEDTLIKHVKKELSFVKQLDKQNPLVKNVLAQYELKKGGYVNQFVVHKEEANKVRAIISKCGLDLNKLNQEERNQLLQLYVAINNRFGFYTNEEELPLVVPRDEHSGRAADSLNRAVAEANRQARERHLQAFMRAFQ, from the coding sequence ATGCTTCACGTGAAGGGGAGGCCCCGGgggggagtgcccccccTGAGGAGGCACTACACAAACAACAGCCGCGGAATCCCGAAGGAGTACGTGTACACCAAGTACCGAATTAGCCTCCCCCTCATCAGCAACGTGCAGTACGACGACATGTATCTCTCGCGCCCGAGCAGAGATGACCTCTATGCATTCACCAAGAAGGTGCCGATCTTCCTGCGTTACCTAAAATTGATCACATCGATGGAGAATCGAAATGATGACTTCCTCCAGTTCGCCAAGAGGTGTGAAAGTGGTCTAACCACAGAAAAGGACGTCTACCTAACAAAGGAGGAGCTACTAGACGTGATGTTCCTAAATGGATActccaaaaaagaaatcaaCGCACTGGACTTAGCATTTACTAACAAGTACAAATTTCATTACCCTGAAATTGCTGCCCTTTTTAAactggaggaagaagaggtgtATAAGTATTGcctcaaaaaaaggagtgaaaATCCGGAGGAGTTAATTCACCTGAAATGTTTGAAGCCTCAAAATTTGCTCTCATCCTACGGCCTTATATTTGTCTTTCTCTATTTTGGCCTAAACAACGTGGTGTTGAGTAACGCCTGGTTCCTTTCGAAGACCATCCCCTTCTTCAGCGTCTTCTACATGCTAGGCTCCCACTTTTACAGGGACATTTGGAGCTTCCTaaataaggggaaaaaactgaTGGCAGAACAGAATGAGCAGAACCAACTAGCCGCAGAGGAAATCCTATACAAGCAACTTAAGTTGTATTCTAAGGACACCGAGTGTAGTGCCAATCTAGCGAATTTCAAGACGTATAGCGGGCAGCTCATCAGCATGTACAGGCGGGCCTACATAcaggaggagaggaagaagataCACCACCAGCTGGAGAAAAAGCTCAACGAAATGCACAACGCCGAGGTGAAGTATAAACAGTCGCTACAGCAAATAGTGGTCAACGAAATGGTCAATATGATGTACCAGAAAGTGCAGAGCGACCCCCAGTTTTACAGCTCCATCCTCAACGACAGCATCAATAACATTAGGGGCATCACCCAAGAGGATACCCTAATCAAGCACGTGAAGAAGGAACTCTCCTTTGTGAAACAGCTAGACAAGCAGAACCCCCTTGTTAAAAACGTCCTCGCGCAGTATGAGCTTAAGAAGGGCGGCTACGTAAACCAGTTCGTCGTGCACAAGGAGGAGGCCAACAAAGTCAGGGCCATCATTTCGAAGTGCGGACTCGATTTGAATAAACTCAACCAGGAGGAGCGCAACCAGCTGCTGCAACTGTACGTTGCCATAAATAACCGCTTCGGCTTCTACACCAATGAGGAGGAACTCCCCCTCGTGGTGCCCCGGGATGAGCACTCCGGGCGCGCCGCGGACAGCCTCAACCGGGCCGTCGCCGAGGCCAACCGCCAGGCCCGCGAGCGCCACCTGCAGGCCTTCATGCGCGCCTTCCAGTAG